TGTCGCCGAATTGCACCTCGGGGTTACGGGACTGCCCGTCATAGACATCCGAACGGAACGTGGTGATCTCGATTTGTTGGCCATCTTTTTCTGCCGAAACGGTACCAAACTCGATACCGGTGTCCCAGACCACGGGGGCGTACTCTTCCAAAATTGCAGATACCACGTCGGGACGGGCATCCGTTGTAAAGTCCAGATCATGCCCAAGCTCATCAAGCAGGGCATCACGCACCGAACCACCTACGAGGTAGAGGCGGTGCCCACGATCGTGGAACGCTTGAGCCAGTGGACTCAATAGCGGAGAGAGTAAGCCTAGGGTTTTCTGTGCGCGGACCAACAGCTGTGCTGGATCGGCTACGTCTAAGGCCACACCGGAAGAGGCGGGGGAAACATCATGGTTACTCTGTGGGTTCACCCGCATGAGTCTACATTCTTCAACGCGCTAAAGCCCGATGAAGTACCTAGAGATTTCATTCGTGGGATCACAATCTTATGCAAATCTTGTTCCAAATGTGGTTCGTAGATACCTTCTTTAGCGTGAACGGGATACGATCAGCGGGATGACTGAAAACGAACGGGCTCATGCGGGTCATGCTTCCGCGTCGCCACAGCGCACGCGCCGCCGTCGTGGCAAGCCGCGCAGGCGTATGAATTCAGGTGCTTCTAATCAAGGTGGTGGCACCTCAAAGTCTGCTGCACTCAGTTCGAGCACTTCCGGTTCTCACGGGGAGCGCGGCAGCCATGGGGAAGATAAAGACAAGCAGAATAAGCACACGAGGCGTAAACGTCGCCCAGCACACCGTTCTACCCAGCGTGGTTCCCGCGGTGGGGACTCGTCTCATTCCAGCTCGGGCACTAAGCGACGTCGGCACATGGCCAGTAAGAACCGTGGCAATCAATCGCGCCGTCAAAACAATAGGTCCTCGCGGATCACTACCCGCGATGAGACGTCGGCAGGCGGTCTTGTTATCTCCGGCCTAGCGGAGGCCGTGGACGAGAACAACAACGTGGATCTTTCTCGTATCTACGTCGCGTTGATTGGTCGCTTGGATCGTCGCGGGCGATTGCTGTGGTCAATGCCGAAGGGCCATGTGGAACCCGGCGAGGAGACTGCTGCCACCGCTGAGCGTGAGGTGTGGGAAGAGACCGGCATCCATGGTGAGGTGATTACGCAGCTGGGCACGATTGATTATTGGTTTGTGTCTGAGGGGGTGCGTATTCACAAGACGGTGCATCATCATCTGCTGCGCTATGTGGATGGTTATCTCAATGATGAGGATCCTGAGGTGACGGAAGTTGCGTGGATTCCTGCGGATGAGTTGATTGAGCATTTTGCGTATGCGGATGAGCGTAAATTGGCGCGTATTGCCCATAATGTGCTTCCTGAGTATGCGATCAAGGAGAAGGAAGCAGGGAGGGTTACTCCACGGTGATGTCCCGCAACCTTCGTTTGGCAACGAGCACAGTGAGTCTGGCTGCGGCGAGTGTCGCCGCGTTGGCTGCTCCTGCGATGGTGCCGGTTGTTTCTGCTCCGCAGGCGCGTGCCGACGTCCTCCCCGCGTCGCCGTCGGATGATACGTGGCGGGATCAGTGGGTCAACCCTGAGTTGCGAACGGTGGATAGCAATGCGCCGGTGACCTTCGAGGTCACGCACGTGGATTCCCAGGTGGAATTGGGCGCTGCGGTTGAGTTGTCGCTAACAGTGACCAATAACAGTACTGATATGTTGTCGGCGGGGTCGGTATCTATTGCGGCGCGTAATGCGGCTGCGGTGGCGGATGTGGCGTCGGCACGCACGGTGTTGGCGGGTGATTCTGGTGCGTTTGGCCCGAGTGCCTTGGTGGATCGTATTGATTCTTCGTTGGCGCCTGGGGAGTCCATACAGGTTAAGGTGCAGGTTCCGGTGTCGTCGACGACGGCGGATGGTTTGCGGATTAGCCAGTCTGGCATTTATCCGGTGTGGGTTGGGTTGACTACTGCATCGGGGGAGCAGTTGTCCTCGCAACGCTTTTTGTTGAATGTCAAGGATCCGCATGCGGAGGCGGTGACGCGTTCGTCGAGCCCGTTGAGCATTGTGGCCCCGGTGACGGCAGATGTGGACATAGTGGGCGGTGAGACGGGGGAGGCACCGGAGCGTGCGCCGTTGATTTTGCGTTCGGAGCAGCTGGCGGAGTCGATGCGTGCTGGTGGTGAGCTTGCCGAGCTTGTCGACGCCCTCAGCGTGGCCACCGACAATGAGGCTCTGCGTCGTGCGACGTGTGTTGCGCTTGACCCGCAGCTTATCGACGTCGCCTCCCGGATGAGCAATGGTTATTCGGTAGGCGATAATCGCCCGAGTTCCGTGTCGGATAAAAGGCGACTACGCGATTCGTGGTCTAAGGACGATACGAAGGCCTCATTGACTCCAGGTCAGGGCGTGCAGGATGCCACGCAATGGTTGGACAAAGTGCGTGCCCTCGCCCGCGATACCTGCATCGTTGCCATGCCGTGGGCCAACGCGGACCTCGATGCGGTAGCTAAAACGAACAACTCGTGGCTTATGCGCGAGGCCGTCCAGCGGGGCTCTGCGGTGCTCGAAGGCGTCCTCGGTGTCCAACCAGAACCCAATATCGTCATCCCAGGCTCGGGCTATGTATCACCAGATGCAGCCAAAAGCTTAGGGTGGGCGGACCAATCGCAAGGAACCGGCGGGGACATCAACGCCGCATGGGAAGCAAGCACCCAAGGACCATCTCCTGTCGACGCCTCACCGAATACCCCAGATTCACAGGCTTCCTTGGACAGTGTGAACAGCTCCGCTCCCACAGCAACAGCACCTACGCCTAGTGTTCCAGTTTCCGTACTCGTAGCAGATAATACGGTGTGGCAGGTTCCGCAATCGGGCCGATTTGGCATGCTCGCGCCGGGTATTCGTTCGGTGACCTATCAGGGTTCATTGGCGGCAACGTTGGCGCAGGCGGCTATACGTCCTATTACGGTGGGTTATGGCAATGAGGCGGCGCGTTTTAATTATTCCTTGGATAGTGCCGCTACTCGTTCGGCGACGGCTGCGTCGGCAGTAACGCTGGCGGTGGCAGCGAATCGTCAAGAGTTGCCTTCACCTGCTGCCGAATCAGTAGATACCGGCGATGACACCCTTGAGCAGTCCCACGAGGTATCAGCGGATCCACTGCTTATGATGCTGCCAGCGGGACAGTCGCAACCACGCGCGTGGTTGGAGTCTGCTGCAGCGGCGTTGGATAGTCATGCTGCGGTGCCGATGACGTTGAAGGATTATGTGTCCACGTCTGCACGGCAGGAAGAGGAGCTGGGGGCACGCGCCCGCGACTTCAGCAATGGGCAGGCTGCCGGCTTTGGTGCGCCGTATAGAGATCCGACGGTGGTATCGGATACGGAGATTCTTCGTGTGCGTCAGCAGTCGGATTACACCAATGATCTCACGCGGTTGATGGTGTCGGATCCTGCTATTGCGGTGACACCTTATAATTTCACCGCACCACTAAGACAAGATCTATTGCGCGCAATTGGAATGACAACGCGCAGGTCAATGGTCACCTTTGATAAATCCGTAGCCGATTCCCACACAATTACCAACGAGAACCGCGATACCTTAACGGAGCTGCGCAGATCGGTCACATTGTTGCCACCTGGCAACGTGTACACCCGCTTTTCTGATTCCTCACCGCTTTTGATCGCGGCGAAAAACGGTCTGCCGCTCCCCGTGGATGCACGCATCCGGTTCACGGGGCCGCAGGGAGCGTCGTTAAAGCTGGACGACCATGTGGTCATTCCGGCCAAGGGCTCCATCACTCTTCAGATGACAGCCAATCTGCCTAGCGACGATTCCCGCACCGACCTCAAGTTGTGGCTCGCTACACCCTCTGGGGCTGCGATCTCTAATCCGGTCGACATTGGTGTGCAAACCCGGCGCGGCTTGTTGAGCACGGGTGGTGCGGTATCTGCAGCAATTTTGGTGCTGTTTGCGTTTTTGTTCTTGCGGTTCTTTAAAAAGAAGCGCCGAGAAGCTCAGGAGTTAGCTCAGGTCGAGCCTGAGAATATCGATGCGACGGCGGTGATCGATACGCCGGTGCCACACACCAGTAGACACCGTCCACAACATAGGTTGAGTGATGACTCACCGTAGTTCCACATGCTCAGCGCATTCGCTAAGAGGGGGCCTGTCATTTCCGGCCCCTTTTGTGTTCCCAGCTCCCTCAGGTATCTCAAGTTTTGCAAAGTAGGACACTTCGTTGAATCCCACGAATCCCACACCCAATCCGCAGCGTGGCACGCGACATCGCATTGTTACCCCTGCCGCCCCTGCACCTGTGCCGGCAGCCCGCCCACAGGCAGCAAAGGAGACATCGAACGATCGCTCCAAGCTCGATCGTGTTCCGGTTCGTCACAAGCAGCCAGAAGCTGCGGTGGCTGCCGTTGATACGTCGGTTGCGGTGGCAGTAGCAGAGGAGTCGACGAAGGAGCCTGCGGAGGCTACAACGGCAGCGGCTACTGCGACGGCTACTGCAACGTCGGAAAGCGACACTCAGGAGACGAGCGATAGCGATGTGGTGCGTTCTACCGGCTCGATGGCGATTGCTACGTTGGTGTCTCGTATTACCGGCTTTTTGCGCACGGTGTTGATTACTACCACCCTAGGTGGTGCGATCGCGTCGGCGTTTAACACCGGTAATACGTTGCCGAACTTGATCACAGAGATCGTGTTGGGTGCGGTGTTGACATCTCTGGTGGTACCTGTGTTGGTACGCGCGGAGAAGGAAGACCCCGATCGTGGTGAGGCGTTTATTCGCCGGTTGTTCACGTTGGCGTCCACGTTGCTGATCGCGGTGACGATCATTGCGGTGGTGTCGGCACCGTGGTTGAGCCGGTTGATGTTGCGTTCCGACGGCAAGGTCAACCTGTTCCAGACCACGAGTTTTGCATATCTATTGTTGCCGCAGATTTATTTCTATGGCATTTTTGCGCTGCTGATGGCAGTGCTGAACACTAAGCAGATTTTCAAGCCTGGTGCATGGGCTCCCGTGGCGAACAACGTGATCACCATTGTGGTGTTGGTTGCTTATATGTTGCTGCCAGGGGAGATCGATCCAGATGCGCCGTCGAAGGTAACGGATCCGCATGTGTTGTTGCTGGGTTTGGGTACAACGCTGGGTGTTGTGGTGCAGTTGCTGATTATGATTCCGCCGATTCGTCGTGCTGGGGTGTCGCTGAAGCCGTTGTGGGGTATTGATGCCCGGTTGAAGCAGTTCGGTGGCATGGCGTTGGCGATTATCGTTTATGTGGCGATTTCGCAGTGGGGTTACATCATTACGACGCGTATTGCGTCGCATGCGGATGCGGGTGCGCCGAATATTTATCAGCAGCATTGGCTGTTATTGCAGGTGCCATATGGCATTATCGGCGTGACGTTGTTGACGGCGATTATGCCGCGGTTGTCGCGTAATGCGGCTGATGGTGATGATAAAGCTGTGGTCCGCGATTTGGTGGTGGGCTCGAAGCTGACGTTTATTGCTCTGATTCCGATTGTGGTGTTCTTTAGCGCTTATGGTGAGCGCATTGGAGTGGGGTTGTTTGCTTATCGACGTTTCGATGTGGAGTCCGCTTCTATCCTTGGTTTAACGCTGGCCTATTCGGCTTTTACGTTGTTGCCTTATGCGTTGGTGTTGTTGCATTTGCGTGTGTTCTATGCCCGTGAGGAGGCGTGGACTCCTACGTTTATTATTGCTGGCATTACAGGCACCAAGGTGGTGTTGTCGATGTTGGCTCCGTTGGTGGCGTCGGATCCTAGCCGTGTGGTTATTTTGCTGGGTGCTGCCAATGGTTTCGGTTTTGTGTCCGGTGCGCTGATTGGTGCGATGTTGTTGCGTCGTAAGTTGGGCAATTTGGGCAGCAGGGAAGTGACTAAGACCAGTGTGTGGGCGCTGGGTTCATCGCTGGTGGGCATTGTGGTTGCTTTGGGCCTCAGCATGGGTATGGATCGTGTTGCTGGGGGCTTTTTTGAGTTCTTCGGCAGCGTGGGCATGCTGATTCATTTGGCGATTGTGGGCGTGGTGTTCCTTGTGGTCACTGCGCTGGTGTTGTCGCGTTCTGGGTTGGAAGAGGTTGTCAGCCTGGGTTACGCGTTGCAGCGGATCCCTGGCATGCGTCGTGTGATCAAGATGAAGGCGCAACAGCCTGCCGATACGGTTCCTACGAACGAGGCTCTTGCGGCTCAGGCGCTTACTTTCGACGACACGTTCAATGCCACCCCGATCCCTGCGCCGATGTCTGCTGGTATTGTTCGTGGCCCGCGTTTGGTGCCGGGTGCGCAGGTGTCGGATGGTCGTTTCCGTCTGCTTGCCGACCACGGTTCAGTCTCGACTGCCCGCTTCTGGCATGCCCGCGAAAAGGCCACGGGTAGGGACGTGGCCTTGGTGTTCGTGGATACGTCGGGAAGCGCCCCACAGGCCCCCGCAAGCCCTGCTGCGGCTGCGGGTAAGGCCGCCGAGATTGCGCGTCGTACGCGTGCGTTAGCGGGTCTGAAGCATCCTGCGATTGCGCCGAATATTGAGGTGTTGTCGTACCGCAATGGTTGCCTTGTGGTGGCGGACTGGGTGCGTGGTTCTAATTTGTCGGCGGTGGCGGATTCTACGGTGAATCCTTATGCGGCGGTGTATGCGTTTGAGCCGTTGGCTCAGGCGAGTGCGGCGGCGAAGCAGGCTCACACGCCGCTGGGTATTGATAACCATGCGCGTATTCGCATTAACACCGATGGTATGGCAGTTTTGGCGTTTCCTGCGGTGTTGTCGGATTCTTCTTATGAGCGCGATCTGCGGTCGCTGCGTACTGCCTTGGGCACGCTTATCGACGTCGACACTGCGCCGAAGACCATCACCGCGTTGTTGCAAAAAGACGCAGCCGAGTTGCCACAGGCTATCGCTGATCTCCCTGACCCTGACGACGCACACGAGGAACACCTCAACGTCACTGCGGAGGAAACCCCGAAGCCAACCAACACCCCAGGCTTTGGTAGCCGTGGATTTAGCCGCAGTAGCCGCGTATTTATTGCGGCCACCGCGATGCTCCTTGTGGTGGTACTGGCCATTATCACCGCCTATGTGACCAGTGTTCTCGGCGGGGATAAACAGGAGGCTCCGATTACGAAGAATTCGATTGCGGGTGGCCAAAGCCAGTCTGCGAACTCCACCATGCCAGGCATTGTGGTGCCGATTATCAGTGCCGAAACTTCCCATGCAGCAGGCAATGCTGATCCCGATATGCCGGACACCGCCCCTATGGCTATCGACCCTGCCTTAGAAAGCGCGTGGCAGCCAGCCAAGGGCGATACCTTGGTTCTTAACTTCACCCAGCCCTACGTGATTAGCCGCGTGATTCTTGATTCCCCCACGAAGGACATGACGGTCGAGGTTCGCGCCGGGGACACCGTGGTGGGCACGGGCACTGTCACCAAGTCGCGCACCAAGATCACGGTGACGCCAGCTCCTGCGGTCACCTCGTTGAGTATCCGCGTGGTGGGTGTCCCAGATGGTGTGTCCCCAGAAATCAACGACGTGAAACTGGTGGCAAAAACTTAGCAAACCCGCTGCTTGTCGCAGCATTGCGGCCCCCGCTGAAAGGCGGGGGCCTTTTGCATGTAGCACACCCAATACATTGTGAAGCTAAAACTCGAAGGCCTCCCATGCTCCGTCCACTATGTTGTCCAAGCACATGACTCATAACAGGGGGATTGATCATGGTGGGAGGGATAGCCGACCCCTGCGTCGGCATAGTGGAACACGCCAGTTACAGCGACGACCAGTTGGTCACGCTCTATCTTGAAGGCGATAGCCAAGCGTTTCACGAGATCACACGCCGCCACTATAAAAAGCTGTGGTGGCTTGCTAAAAAGTACACGCAATCAGCAACGGATGCTGACGACATCATGCAGGAATCCTTGCTGAAAGCCAGCCACAGCCTGCACCGGTATCGTCGTGACGCGGCGCTGAGCACGTGGCTCTACAAGCTTGTTGCCAACACCGCCTACGACTATGTTCACCGCCGTCGTGAACGCAACTTCATCTTTGTCGACGACTACCACGAAGCCGCCATCGCCAGCGGCCACCCCAGCTCCCACGATCCCCTCGACGCCCACGAAACAACCATGTCCGTCTCCCGCGCCGTTCAGCAATTAGCACCCGATCAGCGCACCGCCATTGAGCTTGTCGACTTCATGGGTTACGACATCAACCTCGCCGCGGCGATCACGGGGGTCAAACCTGGCACTATTAAATCGCGGCGGGCACGGGCGAAAACCCAGCTGCAGGCCATGCTGGAGCCACTTATGACGGACAGCTAGGCAACGCAGCGCATATCAGTGCGCTCTGCCTCACATATGGAATGAATCCCACCAAGCAGGCGTTGTGCTCATCAAACAGCGACTACTGATTACACTGTGGTCATATATCAACACCGACAAAAGGGAGTACCACATCCATGACTGACACCACCGCTGGAACAATCCACGACGTTGCCATTATCGGATCAGGCCCAGCCGGCTACACCGCAGCGCTTTATGCAGCTCGCGCCGAACTTAAGCCCATTGTGTTCGAGGGCATCGAATACGGTGGTTCGCTGATGACCACCACCGAGGTAGAAAACTTCCCAGGTTTCCCCGACGGCATCATGGGTCCTGAGCTCATGCAGAATATGCGCGAGCAGGCTGAGAGGTTCGGTGCTGATCTGCGCATGGAGCTGGTGACCAAGGTTGAACTGGAAGGCGATATAAAAAAGATCTGGGTGGATGATCAGGAGTTCCAGGCTCGCGCCGTCATCTTGGCCACGGGTTCTGCACCGCGTTATCTCGGCGTGGAAGGGGAGCAGACTTTGTTGGGTCGCGGTGTGTCGGCATGTGCAACCTGTGATGGGTTCTTCTTCCGTGACCACCACATTGCTGTGATTGGCGGCGGCGACTCTGCGATGGAGGAGGCGGACTTCTTGACCAAGTTCGGCTCTAAGGTGTCGATTGTTCACCGTCGTGACGAGTTCCGCGCCTCGGCCATTATGTTGGAGCGCGCGAAGAACAATCCAAAGATTGAGTTTGTTACGAATAAAACAGTGTCGAAGGTTTTGGGAGATACCACTGTTAGTGGTCTTGAGCTTACTGACACCGTCACCGGCGAGACTTCAGTTCTCGACGCCACCGCCATGTTCGTTGCTATTGGACACGATCCACGTTCGGCAATGTTCCGCGATGTTGTCACCACCGATGCCGCTGGTTACGTCGTAGTGGAA
The sequence above is drawn from the Corynebacterium rouxii genome and encodes:
- a CDS encoding NUDIX hydrolase, which translates into the protein MTENERAHAGHASASPQRTRRRRGKPRRRMNSGASNQGGGTSKSAALSSSTSGSHGERGSHGEDKDKQNKHTRRKRRPAHRSTQRGSRGGDSSHSSSGTKRRRHMASKNRGNQSRRQNNRSSRITTRDETSAGGLVISGLAEAVDENNNVDLSRIYVALIGRLDRRGRLLWSMPKGHVEPGEETAATAEREVWEETGIHGEVITQLGTIDYWFVSEGVRIHKTVHHHLLRYVDGYLNDEDPEVTEVAWIPADELIEHFAYADERKLARIAHNVLPEYAIKEKEAGRVTPR
- the trxB gene encoding thioredoxin-disulfide reductase, producing MTDTTAGTIHDVAIIGSGPAGYTAALYAARAELKPIVFEGIEYGGSLMTTTEVENFPGFPDGIMGPELMQNMREQAERFGADLRMELVTKVELEGDIKKIWVDDQEFQARAVILATGSAPRYLGVEGEQTLLGRGVSACATCDGFFFRDHHIAVIGGGDSAMEEADFLTKFGSKVSIVHRRDEFRASAIMLERAKNNPKIEFVTNKTVSKVLGDTTVSGLELTDTVTGETSVLDATAMFVAIGHDPRSAMFRDVVTTDAAGYVVVEHPSTKTNVPGVFAVGDLVDNHYQQAITAAGSGCRGAIDAEHYLAALNS
- a CDS encoding RNA polymerase sigma factor → MVGGIADPCVGIVEHASYSDDQLVTLYLEGDSQAFHEITRRHYKKLWWLAKKYTQSATDADDIMQESLLKASHSLHRYRRDAALSTWLYKLVANTAYDYVHRRRERNFIFVDDYHEAAIASGHPSSHDPLDAHETTMSVSRAVQQLAPDQRTAIELVDFMGYDINLAAAITGVKPGTIKSRRARAKTQLQAMLEPLMTDS
- a CDS encoding DUF6049 family protein, which produces MSRNLRLATSTVSLAAASVAALAAPAMVPVVSAPQARADVLPASPSDDTWRDQWVNPELRTVDSNAPVTFEVTHVDSQVELGAAVELSLTVTNNSTDMLSAGSVSIAARNAAAVADVASARTVLAGDSGAFGPSALVDRIDSSLAPGESIQVKVQVPVSSTTADGLRISQSGIYPVWVGLTTASGEQLSSQRFLLNVKDPHAEAVTRSSSPLSIVAPVTADVDIVGGETGEAPERAPLILRSEQLAESMRAGGELAELVDALSVATDNEALRRATCVALDPQLIDVASRMSNGYSVGDNRPSSVSDKRRLRDSWSKDDTKASLTPGQGVQDATQWLDKVRALARDTCIVAMPWANADLDAVAKTNNSWLMREAVQRGSAVLEGVLGVQPEPNIVIPGSGYVSPDAAKSLGWADQSQGTGGDINAAWEASTQGPSPVDASPNTPDSQASLDSVNSSAPTATAPTPSVPVSVLVADNTVWQVPQSGRFGMLAPGIRSVTYQGSLAATLAQAAIRPITVGYGNEAARFNYSLDSAATRSATAASAVTLAVAANRQELPSPAAESVDTGDDTLEQSHEVSADPLLMMLPAGQSQPRAWLESAAAALDSHAAVPMTLKDYVSTSARQEEELGARARDFSNGQAAGFGAPYRDPTVVSDTEILRVRQQSDYTNDLTRLMVSDPAIAVTPYNFTAPLRQDLLRAIGMTTRRSMVTFDKSVADSHTITNENRDTLTELRRSVTLLPPGNVYTRFSDSSPLLIAAKNGLPLPVDARIRFTGPQGASLKLDDHVVIPAKGSITLQMTANLPSDDSRTDLKLWLATPSGAAISNPVDIGVQTRRGLLSTGGAVSAAILVLFAFLFLRFFKKKRREAQELAQVEPENIDATAVIDTPVPHTSRHRPQHRLSDDSP
- the murJ gene encoding murein biosynthesis integral membrane protein MurJ, whose translation is MNPTNPTPNPQRGTRHRIVTPAAPAPVPAARPQAAKETSNDRSKLDRVPVRHKQPEAAVAAVDTSVAVAVAEESTKEPAEATTAAATATATATSESDTQETSDSDVVRSTGSMAIATLVSRITGFLRTVLITTTLGGAIASAFNTGNTLPNLITEIVLGAVLTSLVVPVLVRAEKEDPDRGEAFIRRLFTLASTLLIAVTIIAVVSAPWLSRLMLRSDGKVNLFQTTSFAYLLLPQIYFYGIFALLMAVLNTKQIFKPGAWAPVANNVITIVVLVAYMLLPGEIDPDAPSKVTDPHVLLLGLGTTLGVVVQLLIMIPPIRRAGVSLKPLWGIDARLKQFGGMALAIIVYVAISQWGYIITTRIASHADAGAPNIYQQHWLLLQVPYGIIGVTLLTAIMPRLSRNAADGDDKAVVRDLVVGSKLTFIALIPIVVFFSAYGERIGVGLFAYRRFDVESASILGLTLAYSAFTLLPYALVLLHLRVFYAREEAWTPTFIIAGITGTKVVLSMLAPLVASDPSRVVILLGAANGFGFVSGALIGAMLLRRKLGNLGSREVTKTSVWALGSSLVGIVVALGLSMGMDRVAGGFFEFFGSVGMLIHLAIVGVVFLVVTALVLSRSGLEEVVSLGYALQRIPGMRRVIKMKAQQPADTVPTNEALAAQALTFDDTFNATPIPAPMSAGIVRGPRLVPGAQVSDGRFRLLADHGSVSTARFWHAREKATGRDVALVFVDTSGSAPQAPASPAAAAGKAAEIARRTRALAGLKHPAIAPNIEVLSYRNGCLVVADWVRGSNLSAVADSTVNPYAAVYAFEPLAQASAAAKQAHTPLGIDNHARIRINTDGMAVLAFPAVLSDSSYERDLRSLRTALGTLIDVDTAPKTITALLQKDAAELPQAIADLPDPDDAHEEHLNVTAEETPKPTNTPGFGSRGFSRSSRVFIAATAMLLVVVLAIITAYVTSVLGGDKQEAPITKNSIAGGQSQSANSTMPGIVVPIISAETSHAAGNADPDMPDTAPMAIDPALESAWQPAKGDTLVLNFTQPYVISRVILDSPTKDMTVEVRAGDTVVGTGTVTKSRTKITVTPAPAVTSLSIRVVGVPDGVSPEINDVKLVAKT